A window of the Pseudoliparis swirei isolate HS2019 ecotype Mariana Trench chromosome 13, NWPU_hadal_v1, whole genome shotgun sequence genome harbors these coding sequences:
- the slc38a10 gene encoding putative sodium-coupled neutral amino acid transporter 10 isoform X2: MTASNWGLIMNVVNSIVGVSVLTMPFCYKQCGIVLGTLLLFFCSWMTHKSCMFLVNTASSTKRRTYAGLAFHAYGKPGKTVVELSMIGLMLGTCIAFYVVIADLGSNFFAQLLGLQVTGIFRVLLLFAVSLFIVLPLSLQRNLMSSIQSFSAMALMFYTFFMFTVVLSSFKHGLLSGWWLGQVNVVRWEGVFRCLPICGMAFACQSQVLPTYDSLDEPSVKRMSTIFTSSLNAVTVFYITVGFFGYVSFTENIAGNVLMNFPSNLVTEMIRVGFMMSVAVGFPMMILPCRQAINTMLFEQQQKDGTFASGGYMPPLRFKMITLCIVFGTMCGGILIPNVETILGLTGATMGSLICFICPALIYKKIHKSSIVSQLVLFVGLGILLVSTFTTLSISSTGHRANVQAPPPPAPFKNNLLLPDLPEPHENPANKKPLEVKKPDPPAVEVVRPADRDPPEPPQIKGPVELPKRKEEEAQLDRPGAGVVVPEDEAHRHEPPIPHDAVKVDKRKNNVEMDEDKKPPGEPKKNEEQPLGQAVVAVVVKDKEDKKPEEKPKPVVAVVGKEEVDVGGGEVRSNEVVEKPGAEADEKQDVPRPKEVENLDPVKDPPAGDEAEETDEAGKAPDAAGKPLSEGDVVPAADSKDTADEKMDEGQLDHAVLLQVIKQQQEQQKRLLDQQEKLLDFIEEQHKEIHQKQPAGAADGEAEKSLQEEMDEEAAKPKESGLNSTAKQPKEAAGDGAGADVVAVAGDGAGAVVGAVAGADVGAGVVAGPGAVAGAGAVAGAGAVAVAGDGPGAVAGAVAGAGAGAVVDAVVVVGAGAGNGPGAGALAGVVAVAGTGAAAEAGAGAAEPQAVGQNKAQASYKGAKVGAPKAADQAADQVAYKEDAQVAVGGESRQQSELGARGVPLVKKSSDQNDQVAQLKEEEVDLDEVKKKIENLKKEQIEKEVQARVEKERRDREMKETLAKEQELEVERAVKAKLLEEKAADERLQREMQNTDDEILERAKKEKKAEEAQERLAQLGRAIEDRQAAQGPGREAGGALKKAGRDLKEKAAAAQADPGGGAEAEAVKAEPRAPQGSHEKIGDRGEPDLRRRRRALGPREAGGPPEETGASRGMPGLEPLLELGGSDLHVALEERLLAGAMVHSRQIKQASEVEGAK, encoded by the exons ATGACGGCGTCTAACTGGGGTTTAATCATGAACGTGGTGAACAGCATCGTCGGAGTCAGTGTGCTCACCATGCCCTTCTGCTACAAACAG TGTGGGATAGTGCTGGGAACTCTCCTGTTGTTCTTCTGTTCGTGGATGACCCACAAGTCTTGCATGTTCCTGGTCAACACAGCGAGCAGCACCAAAAGACGCACCTACGCTGGACTGG CTTTCCATGCTTACGGGAAACCAGGAAAGACAGTGGTGGAGCTGAG TATGATCGGTTTGATGTTGGGGACCTGTATTGCCTTCTACGTCGTGATAGCAGATCTGGGCTCAAATTTCTTCGCCCAGCTGTTGGGTTTACAG GTGACGGGCATTTTCcgcgtgctgctgctgttcgCCGTGTCTTTGTTCATCGTCCTCCCGCTGAGTCTGCAGAGGAACCTGATGTCCTCCATCCAGTCCTTCTCCGCTATGGCGCTCATGTTCTACACCTTCTTCATGTTCACG GTGGTGCTGTCTTCGTTCAAACATGGGCTGCTCAGCGGCTGGTGGCTAGGGCAGGTCAATGTGGTGCGCTGGGAGGGTGTGTTTCGCTGTCTCCCCATCTGTGGGATGGCCTTCGCCTGTCAGTC GCAGGTGCTGCCGACCTACGACAGCCTGGACGAGCCGTCCGTCAAGCGCATGAGCACCATCTTCACCTCGAGCCTCAACGCGGTCACCGTCTTCTACATCACG GTGGGTTTCTTTGGCTACGTCAGCTTCACGGAGAACATTGCCGGCAACGTGCTGATGAACTTCCCGTCCAACCTGGTGACGGAGATGATCCGCGTGGGCTTCATGATGTCTGTGGCCGTGGGATTCCCCATGATGATCCTGCCCTGTCGCCAGGCCATCAACACCATGCTTTTTGAGCAGCAG CAGAAGGATGGGACGTTTGCTTCCGGGGGATACATGCCCCCTCTGCGCTTTAAGATGATCACCCTCTGCATTGTATTCGGCACCATGTGTGGAGGCATTCTCATCCCCAATg tggaAACCATTCTGGGCCTGACCGGCGCCACTATGGGCAGCCTCATCTGCTTCATATGCCCCGCGCTCATCTACAAGAAGATCCACAAGAGCAGCATCGTTTCTCAG CTGGTGCTTTTCGTGGGTCTGGGCATCCTGCTGGTCAGCACCTTTACCACCCTCTCGATTTCCTCCACGGGCCACCGCGCCAATGtccaagctcctccccctccggcaCCTTTCAAGAACAACCTGCTTTTACCAGACCTCCCTGAACCGCACG AAAACCCCGCGAACAAGAAGCCATTGGAGGTAAAGAAACCTGACCCCCCGGCGGTGGAGGTTGTACGACCAGCAGACAGGGACCCGCCTGAACCCCCCCAGATTAAAGGACCAGTGGAACTAcccaagaggaaggaggaagaggcgcAGTTGGACCGCCCTGGTGCCG GCGTTGTGGTGCCAGAGGACGAGGCGCACCGCCATGAGCCGCCCATCCCTCACGACGCGGTCAAGGTGgacaaaagaaagaacaacGTAGAGATGGATGAAGACAAGAAGCCACCGGGGGAACCGAAAAAGAACGAAGAGCAACCTTTAGGCCAAGctgtggtggcggtggtggtaaAGGACAAAGAGGACAAGAAGCCTGAAGAGAAGCCAAAGCCTGTCGTGGCTGTCGTGGGGAAAGAGGAGGTAGATGTGGGTGGAGGGGAAGTCCGCTCCAATGAAGTGGTGGAGAAGCCGGGCGCAGAGGCAGACGAAAAGCAGGACGTCCCCCGGCCAAAGGAAGTTGAGAACCTCGACCCGGTGAAAGATCCTCCTGCCGGGGACGAAGCTGAGGAGACCGATGAAGCGGGCAAAGCTCCAGATGCTGCAGGGAAAC CTCTTTCTGAAGGAGACGTGGTCCCGGCTGCAGACAGCAAAGACACAGCCGATGAGAAAATGGACG AAGGCCAGCTCGACCACGCAGTGCTGCTGCAGGTCATCAAGCAGCAGCAAGAGCAACAGAAGAGACTTCTCGACCagcaggaaaaactcctggATTTCATAGAAGAGCAACACAAGGAAATCCACCAGAAACAACCTGCCG gggCTGCTGACGGCGAGGCAGAGAAAAGCCTCCAGGAGGAGATGGATGAGGAAGCAGCGAAGCCCAAAGAGTCTGGCCTGAACTCAACTGCAAAGCAGCCCAAGGAGGCAGCTGGagatggagctggagctgaCGTTGTAGCTGTAGCTGGAGATGGTGCCGGAGCTGTagttggtgctgtagctggagCTGATGTTGGAGCTGGTGTTGTCGCTGGTCCCGGAGCTGTAGCCGGAGCTGGAGCTGTAGCTGGTGCTGGAGCTGTAGCTGTAGCTGGAGATGGTCCCGGAGCTGTAgctggtgctgtagctggtgcTGGTGCCGGAGCTGTAGTTGACGCCGTAGTTGTAGTTGGAGCTGGCGCTGGTAATGGCCCTGGAGCCGGGGCTCTAGCTGGAGTTGTTGCTGTAGCTGGCACTGGAGCTGCAGCTGAggctggagctggagcagcGGAGCCTCAGGCCGTGGGCCAGAATAAAGCACAGGCCAGTTACAAGGGTGCAAAGGTCGGGGCTCCAAAAGCAGCCGATCAAGCAGCCGATCAAGTAGCTTACAAGGAGGATGCCCAAGTTGCAGTTGGAGGAGAATCCCGTCAGCAGAGTGAGCTCGGGGCGAGGGGAGTCCCACTCGTGAAGAAAAGCTCTGATCAAAATGATCAGGTAGCTCAACTTAAAGAGGAGGAAGTAGACTTAGATGAGGTCAAGAAGAAAATTGAAAATCTCAAAAAAGAACAGATAGAGAAAGAAGTTCAGGCGAGAGTGGAAAAAGAACGGCGCGATCGCGAGATGAAGGAGACGCTGGCCAAAGagcaggagctggaggtggagagagcCGTGAAGGCGAAACTCTTGGAGGAAAAGGCCGCAGACGAGAGACTTCAGCGGGAGATGCAGAACACAGACGATGAAATACTCGAGAGGgcgaagaaagagaaaaaggcgGAAGAGGCTCAGGAGAGGCTGGCCCAGCTGGGCCGAGCTATAGAAGACCGGCAGGCCGCGCAGGGGCCCGGCAGAGAGGCTGGTGGAGCTTTGAAGAAAGCGGGGCGAGACCTCAAAGAGAAAGCCGCCGCGGCTCAGGCGGACCCCGGAGGAGGCGCGGAAGCCGAGGCCGTCAAAGCCGAGCCTCGCGCCCCCCAGGGCTCCCACGAGAAGATCGGGGACCGGGGAGAGCCGGATCTGAGGCGGAGACGCAGGGCGCTGGGACCGAGGGAAGCCGGAGGGCCCCCGGAGGAGACCGGGGCGTCCAGGGGGATGCCGGGGCTGGAGCCCCTGCTGGAGCTGGGAGGCTCCGACCTGCACGTGGCCCTGGAGGAGCGGCTCCTGGCGGGGGCCATGGTGCACTCGCGGCAGATTAAACAGGCCTCCGAGGTTGAGGGGGCGAAataa
- the slc38a10 gene encoding putative sodium-coupled neutral amino acid transporter 10 isoform X1 — protein sequence MTASNWGLIMNVVNSIVGVSVLTMPFCYKQCGIVLGTLLLFFCSWMTHKSCMFLVNTASSTKRRTYAGLAFHAYGKPGKTVVELSMIGLMLGTCIAFYVVIADLGSNFFAQLLGLQVTGIFRVLLLFAVSLFIVLPLSLQRNLMSSIQSFSAMALMFYTFFMFTVVLSSFKHGLLSGWWLGQVNVVRWEGVFRCLPICGMAFACQSQVLPTYDSLDEPSVKRMSTIFTSSLNAVTVFYITVGFFGYVSFTENIAGNVLMNFPSNLVTEMIRVGFMMSVAVGFPMMILPCRQAINTMLFEQQQKDGTFASGGYMPPLRFKMITLCIVFGTMCGGILIPNVETILGLTGATMGSLICFICPALIYKKIHKSSIVSQLVLFVGLGILLVSTFTTLSISSTGHRANVQAPPPPAPFKNNLLLPDLPEPHENPANKKPLEVKKPDPPAVEVVRPADRDPPEPPQIKGPVELPKRKEEEAQLDRPGAGVVVPEDEAHRHEPPIPHDAVKVDKRKNNVEMDEDKKPPGEPKKNEEQPLGQAVVAVVVKDKEDKKPEEKPKPVVAVVGKEEVDVGGGEVRSNEVVEKPGAEADEKQDVPRPKEVENLDPVKDPPAGDEAEETDEAGKAPDAAGKPLSEGDVVPAADSKDTADEKMDVIKKLVAEGQLDHAVLLQVIKQQQEQQKRLLDQQEKLLDFIEEQHKEIHQKQPAGAADGEAEKSLQEEMDEEAAKPKESGLNSTAKQPKEAAGDGAGADVVAVAGDGAGAVVGAVAGADVGAGVVAGPGAVAGAGAVAGAGAVAVAGDGPGAVAGAVAGAGAGAVVDAVVVVGAGAGNGPGAGALAGVVAVAGTGAAAEAGAGAAEPQAVGQNKAQASYKGAKVGAPKAADQAADQVAYKEDAQVAVGGESRQQSELGARGVPLVKKSSDQNDQVAQLKEEEVDLDEVKKKIENLKKEQIEKEVQARVEKERRDREMKETLAKEQELEVERAVKAKLLEEKAADERLQREMQNTDDEILERAKKEKKAEEAQERLAQLGRAIEDRQAAQGPGREAGGALKKAGRDLKEKAAAAQADPGGGAEAEAVKAEPRAPQGSHEKIGDRGEPDLRRRRRALGPREAGGPPEETGASRGMPGLEPLLELGGSDLHVALEERLLAGAMVHSRQIKQASEVEGAK from the exons ATGACGGCGTCTAACTGGGGTTTAATCATGAACGTGGTGAACAGCATCGTCGGAGTCAGTGTGCTCACCATGCCCTTCTGCTACAAACAG TGTGGGATAGTGCTGGGAACTCTCCTGTTGTTCTTCTGTTCGTGGATGACCCACAAGTCTTGCATGTTCCTGGTCAACACAGCGAGCAGCACCAAAAGACGCACCTACGCTGGACTGG CTTTCCATGCTTACGGGAAACCAGGAAAGACAGTGGTGGAGCTGAG TATGATCGGTTTGATGTTGGGGACCTGTATTGCCTTCTACGTCGTGATAGCAGATCTGGGCTCAAATTTCTTCGCCCAGCTGTTGGGTTTACAG GTGACGGGCATTTTCcgcgtgctgctgctgttcgCCGTGTCTTTGTTCATCGTCCTCCCGCTGAGTCTGCAGAGGAACCTGATGTCCTCCATCCAGTCCTTCTCCGCTATGGCGCTCATGTTCTACACCTTCTTCATGTTCACG GTGGTGCTGTCTTCGTTCAAACATGGGCTGCTCAGCGGCTGGTGGCTAGGGCAGGTCAATGTGGTGCGCTGGGAGGGTGTGTTTCGCTGTCTCCCCATCTGTGGGATGGCCTTCGCCTGTCAGTC GCAGGTGCTGCCGACCTACGACAGCCTGGACGAGCCGTCCGTCAAGCGCATGAGCACCATCTTCACCTCGAGCCTCAACGCGGTCACCGTCTTCTACATCACG GTGGGTTTCTTTGGCTACGTCAGCTTCACGGAGAACATTGCCGGCAACGTGCTGATGAACTTCCCGTCCAACCTGGTGACGGAGATGATCCGCGTGGGCTTCATGATGTCTGTGGCCGTGGGATTCCCCATGATGATCCTGCCCTGTCGCCAGGCCATCAACACCATGCTTTTTGAGCAGCAG CAGAAGGATGGGACGTTTGCTTCCGGGGGATACATGCCCCCTCTGCGCTTTAAGATGATCACCCTCTGCATTGTATTCGGCACCATGTGTGGAGGCATTCTCATCCCCAATg tggaAACCATTCTGGGCCTGACCGGCGCCACTATGGGCAGCCTCATCTGCTTCATATGCCCCGCGCTCATCTACAAGAAGATCCACAAGAGCAGCATCGTTTCTCAG CTGGTGCTTTTCGTGGGTCTGGGCATCCTGCTGGTCAGCACCTTTACCACCCTCTCGATTTCCTCCACGGGCCACCGCGCCAATGtccaagctcctccccctccggcaCCTTTCAAGAACAACCTGCTTTTACCAGACCTCCCTGAACCGCACG AAAACCCCGCGAACAAGAAGCCATTGGAGGTAAAGAAACCTGACCCCCCGGCGGTGGAGGTTGTACGACCAGCAGACAGGGACCCGCCTGAACCCCCCCAGATTAAAGGACCAGTGGAACTAcccaagaggaaggaggaagaggcgcAGTTGGACCGCCCTGGTGCCG GCGTTGTGGTGCCAGAGGACGAGGCGCACCGCCATGAGCCGCCCATCCCTCACGACGCGGTCAAGGTGgacaaaagaaagaacaacGTAGAGATGGATGAAGACAAGAAGCCACCGGGGGAACCGAAAAAGAACGAAGAGCAACCTTTAGGCCAAGctgtggtggcggtggtggtaaAGGACAAAGAGGACAAGAAGCCTGAAGAGAAGCCAAAGCCTGTCGTGGCTGTCGTGGGGAAAGAGGAGGTAGATGTGGGTGGAGGGGAAGTCCGCTCCAATGAAGTGGTGGAGAAGCCGGGCGCAGAGGCAGACGAAAAGCAGGACGTCCCCCGGCCAAAGGAAGTTGAGAACCTCGACCCGGTGAAAGATCCTCCTGCCGGGGACGAAGCTGAGGAGACCGATGAAGCGGGCAAAGCTCCAGATGCTGCAGGGAAAC CTCTTTCTGAAGGAGACGTGGTCCCGGCTGCAGACAGCAAAGACACAGCCGATGAGAAAATGGACG TGATAAAAAAGCTGGTTGCAG AAGGCCAGCTCGACCACGCAGTGCTGCTGCAGGTCATCAAGCAGCAGCAAGAGCAACAGAAGAGACTTCTCGACCagcaggaaaaactcctggATTTCATAGAAGAGCAACACAAGGAAATCCACCAGAAACAACCTGCCG gggCTGCTGACGGCGAGGCAGAGAAAAGCCTCCAGGAGGAGATGGATGAGGAAGCAGCGAAGCCCAAAGAGTCTGGCCTGAACTCAACTGCAAAGCAGCCCAAGGAGGCAGCTGGagatggagctggagctgaCGTTGTAGCTGTAGCTGGAGATGGTGCCGGAGCTGTagttggtgctgtagctggagCTGATGTTGGAGCTGGTGTTGTCGCTGGTCCCGGAGCTGTAGCCGGAGCTGGAGCTGTAGCTGGTGCTGGAGCTGTAGCTGTAGCTGGAGATGGTCCCGGAGCTGTAgctggtgctgtagctggtgcTGGTGCCGGAGCTGTAGTTGACGCCGTAGTTGTAGTTGGAGCTGGCGCTGGTAATGGCCCTGGAGCCGGGGCTCTAGCTGGAGTTGTTGCTGTAGCTGGCACTGGAGCTGCAGCTGAggctggagctggagcagcGGAGCCTCAGGCCGTGGGCCAGAATAAAGCACAGGCCAGTTACAAGGGTGCAAAGGTCGGGGCTCCAAAAGCAGCCGATCAAGCAGCCGATCAAGTAGCTTACAAGGAGGATGCCCAAGTTGCAGTTGGAGGAGAATCCCGTCAGCAGAGTGAGCTCGGGGCGAGGGGAGTCCCACTCGTGAAGAAAAGCTCTGATCAAAATGATCAGGTAGCTCAACTTAAAGAGGAGGAAGTAGACTTAGATGAGGTCAAGAAGAAAATTGAAAATCTCAAAAAAGAACAGATAGAGAAAGAAGTTCAGGCGAGAGTGGAAAAAGAACGGCGCGATCGCGAGATGAAGGAGACGCTGGCCAAAGagcaggagctggaggtggagagagcCGTGAAGGCGAAACTCTTGGAGGAAAAGGCCGCAGACGAGAGACTTCAGCGGGAGATGCAGAACACAGACGATGAAATACTCGAGAGGgcgaagaaagagaaaaaggcgGAAGAGGCTCAGGAGAGGCTGGCCCAGCTGGGCCGAGCTATAGAAGACCGGCAGGCCGCGCAGGGGCCCGGCAGAGAGGCTGGTGGAGCTTTGAAGAAAGCGGGGCGAGACCTCAAAGAGAAAGCCGCCGCGGCTCAGGCGGACCCCGGAGGAGGCGCGGAAGCCGAGGCCGTCAAAGCCGAGCCTCGCGCCCCCCAGGGCTCCCACGAGAAGATCGGGGACCGGGGAGAGCCGGATCTGAGGCGGAGACGCAGGGCGCTGGGACCGAGGGAAGCCGGAGGGCCCCCGGAGGAGACCGGGGCGTCCAGGGGGATGCCGGGGCTGGAGCCCCTGCTGGAGCTGGGAGGCTCCGACCTGCACGTGGCCCTGGAGGAGCGGCTCCTGGCGGGGGCCATGGTGCACTCGCGGCAGATTAAACAGGCCTCCGAGGTTGAGGGGGCGAAataa